A genomic window from Lotus japonicus ecotype B-129 chromosome 1, LjGifu_v1.2 includes:
- the LOC130729734 gene encoding major pollen allergen Ole e 1 codes for MNSITLLLLLPLLAQVLEVEPARTKLLPGKPRLPISQISVMGFVYCDFCSNNSFSRHSYFLPGAEVRVDCMFKALSEKTTEQISLSVNRTTDKFGLYRLEIPSVDGVRCAEDSEVVSSCKASLIGSSSSSCNVPGYKSTSNVMAVKARKANLCIYSINALTFRPSKRDITVCGN; via the exons ATGAATTCCATAACCCTCTTGCTCCTTTTACCTTTGCTTGCTCAGGTTTTGGAAGTTGAGCCTGCAAGAACTAAGCTTCTGCCAGGGAAACCCAGGCTTCCCATTTCTCAAATCAGTGTCATGGGTTTTGTTTACTGTGATTTCTGCTCCAACAACAGCTTTTCCAGACACAGCTACTTCTTGCCAG GAGCTGAGGTGAGAGTAGATTGCATGTTCAAAGCACTTTCAGAGAAAACTACAGAACAAATTTCACTTTCAGTGAACAGAACTACAGATAAATTTGGGCTGTACAGGCTGGAAATTCCATCAGTTGATGGAGTGAGGTGTGCAGAAGATTCTGAAGTTGTGTCTTCCTGCAAGGCAAGCTTAATAGggagttcatcttcttcttgcaATGTTCCTGGCTATAAAAGCACTTCTAATGTGATGGCAGTGAAAGCAAGAAAAGCCAATCTCTGCATATACAGCATCAATGCTTTGACTTTCAGGCCATCCAAGAGGGATATCACTGTATGTGGTAATTAA